The proteins below come from a single Campylobacter sp. CCUG 57310 genomic window:
- the dcd gene encoding dCTP deaminase — MGLKSDRWIRKKSLEERMIVPFCEEQVGKGVVSYGVSSYGYDIRVGNEFKIFTNVGGTVVDPKNFDEKNVVDFVGDVCIVPPNSFALARTVEYFNMPDNVLAICLGKSTYARCGIIVNVTPFEPGFKGHITIEISNTTPLPAKIYANEGIAQVLFLEGDEPCEVTYADKKGKYQAQEGITLPRILK, encoded by the coding sequence ATGGGTCTAAAAAGCGATAGATGGATACGAAAAAAAAGCTTAGAAGAGCGCATGATAGTGCCTTTTTGCGAGGAGCAGGTAGGCAAAGGTGTCGTAAGTTACGGCGTTAGCAGCTACGGTTATGACATAAGAGTCGGAAATGAGTTTAAAATTTTTACAAATGTCGGCGGCACGGTCGTAGATCCAAAGAATTTCGACGAGAAAAACGTAGTTGATTTTGTTGGCGATGTATGTATAGTTCCGCCAAATTCCTTCGCGCTTGCTCGCACGGTCGAGTATTTTAATATGCCTGATAACGTGCTAGCCATCTGCCTTGGCAAGAGCACCTACGCACGCTGCGGCATCATCGTGAACGTAACGCCTTTTGAGCCGGGGTTTAAGGGGCATATCACGATTGAAATTTCAAACACTACCCCGCTTCCGGCTAAAATTTATGCAAACGAAGGCATAGCGCAAGTTTTATTTTTAGAAGGCGATGAGCCATGCGAAGTGACATACGCCGATAAAAAGGGTAAATATCAAGCTCAAGAAGGCATAACGCTACCTAGAATTTTGAAATAA
- the pseB gene encoding UDP-N-acetylglucosamine 4,6-dehydratase (inverting), whose product MFNGKNILITGGTGSFGKKYTEILLNNFKPKRLIIYSRDELKQYEMAQVFKNPAMRYFIGDVRDEKRLKTAMDGVDFVIHAAAMKHVPIAEYNPMECIKTNVNGAQNVIDAAFACGVNKVIALSTDKACNPVNLYGATKLASDKLFVAANNIAGSKKTRFSVVRYGNVVGSRGSVVPLFKRLIQEGAKELPITHEQMTRFWITLEQGVNFVLKNFERMKGGEIFIPKIPSMTMLDLARALAPELKVKIIGIRPGEKMHEVMVGKDDAHLTYEFSDHYVISPSIQFATIQDFSTNALGERGKLVEDGFEYSSNTNKIWLDKEGLLEMINDSL is encoded by the coding sequence ATGTTTAACGGAAAAAATATTTTAATCACCGGCGGAACGGGAAGCTTCGGCAAGAAATACACCGAAATTTTACTTAATAATTTTAAACCAAAAAGGCTAATTATCTACTCAAGAGACGAGCTTAAGCAATACGAAATGGCTCAAGTTTTTAAAAATCCCGCGATGAGATATTTTATCGGTGACGTGCGCGATGAAAAGAGGCTTAAGACTGCGATGGACGGAGTTGATTTTGTCATTCACGCAGCCGCGATGAAACACGTTCCCATAGCCGAATATAACCCGATGGAGTGCATAAAAACAAACGTAAACGGCGCCCAGAACGTCATTGATGCAGCCTTTGCCTGCGGAGTAAATAAAGTGATCGCACTATCAACGGACAAAGCGTGCAATCCTGTAAATTTATATGGAGCCACAAAGCTTGCTAGCGATAAGCTGTTTGTCGCGGCAAACAACATAGCAGGCAGTAAAAAAACTCGCTTTAGCGTCGTAAGATACGGCAATGTCGTCGGCTCTCGAGGCTCGGTAGTTCCACTATTTAAAAGGCTCATTCAAGAAGGCGCAAAAGAGCTTCCTATAACGCATGAGCAGATGACGAGATTTTGGATCACTCTTGAGCAAGGGGTAAATTTCGTTCTTAAAAATTTCGAGCGCATGAAGGGTGGAGAAATTTTCATACCTAAAATTCCTTCAATGACTATGCTTGATCTTGCACGCGCCCTTGCGCCTGAGCTTAAAGTCAAAATCATAGGCATAAGACCGGGAGAGAAAATGCATGAAGTGATGGTTGGAAAAGACGATGCGCACCTAACTTACGAATTTAGCGACCACTACGTGATAAGCCCGTCCATTCAGTTTGCGACTATACAAGACTTTTCGACAAATGCGCTTGGCGAAAGAGGCAAGCTTGTAGAAGACGGGTTTGAATACAGCTCAAATACTAATAAAATTTGGCTTGATAAAGAGGGTCTTTTGGAGATGATAAATGATAGCTTATAG
- a CDS encoding AIPR family protein, with product MTNDTVLNNFIDTFSKEYCFESLDDSKKFELFVNYNIVSKFYPRSFDIEELSVDGENDTGIDGIAIIVNGNIINSPEEIYGLIENDNSIETTFVLIQSKKSSRTKSDWIGTFIFGVKSLFDDSPSIEENEKIKIAREIKNAIYSKSINFASNPTLKLYFANASKWKESEYIKNRAKRELEELNNKNLFSEDVVIDFYDAEKLKTTYREINRKVIKEISIPTQVALPEISNQGGVKQSFLGCASAIDYIKLISDSDGNLSRGLFYDNVRDYQGNNKVNLEIKNTLNSRNEQSLLLLLNNGITIISRKIDRVGNKIKLTDFQIINGCQTSYVLFNNRDKIAPETNIVLKIIETNDQEIINKIIRATNRQTEVKEESFESIKPFHRGLQEYYKAIANKIKYPIYYERRSKEFIDNANIKPYQIISLSGQIKSYVSTVLAQPQSTHRYFGELLNSNRDKIFVDKTGFEDYYLSALIVNRIETLYKRKNTKYKRFKYHLALIIFKKIKQEIKNNLCYEDLILKKESLEELAPYIKDAEDALDTALKNTAVHPKEVIRSREFTQELLKTINPAH from the coding sequence ATGACAAATGATACTGTTCTTAATAATTTTATAGATACTTTCTCTAAGGAATACTGTTTTGAAAGCCTAGACGATAGTAAGAAATTTGAACTATTTGTAAATTATAATATAGTTTCAAAGTTCTATCCTCGAAGTTTTGATATTGAAGAACTGTCTGTAGATGGAGAAAACGACACTGGTATTGATGGTATAGCTATTATAGTAAATGGTAACATTATTAATAGTCCAGAAGAAATTTATGGGCTAATCGAAAATGATAATTCAATAGAAACAACTTTTGTATTAATACAATCAAAAAAATCATCTAGAACTAAATCAGACTGGATTGGAACTTTTATTTTTGGGGTAAAATCATTATTTGATGATTCTCCATCGATAGAAGAAAATGAAAAAATTAAAATAGCTAGAGAAATAAAAAATGCTATATATAGCAAATCAATAAATTTTGCATCAAACCCAACTCTAAAACTATACTTTGCCAATGCTAGCAAATGGAAAGAGTCAGAATATATAAAAAATAGAGCAAAAAGGGAACTTGAGGAACTTAATAATAAAAACTTATTTTCCGAGGATGTAGTTATTGATTTTTATGATGCTGAAAAACTCAAAACTACATATAGAGAAATAAACAGAAAAGTGATAAAAGAAATAAGTATTCCTACGCAAGTAGCTTTACCAGAAATTAGTAATCAAGGAGGCGTTAAACAGTCTTTTTTAGGCTGCGCATCAGCTATAGACTATATAAAGCTTATCTCCGATAGCGACGGCAACTTATCTAGAGGCTTATTTTATGATAATGTAAGAGATTACCAAGGAAATAACAAAGTTAATTTAGAGATCAAAAATACATTAAATTCAAGGAATGAGCAATCTTTATTATTACTACTTAACAATGGAATAACTATAATATCTAGAAAAATAGATAGAGTTGGAAACAAAATAAAGTTGACCGATTTTCAAATTATCAATGGATGTCAAACAAGCTATGTTTTATTTAATAACAGAGACAAAATAGCGCCAGAGACAAATATAGTTTTAAAAATTATAGAAACCAATGATCAAGAGATTATAAATAAAATAATAAGAGCTACAAATAGGCAAACAGAAGTAAAAGAGGAGTCTTTTGAATCAATAAAGCCATTTCATAGAGGGCTACAAGAATATTATAAGGCAATAGCAAACAAAATTAAGTATCCCATATACTACGAAAGAAGATCCAAAGAGTTCATTGATAATGCAAACATTAAGCCTTATCAAATTATCTCTTTGTCAGGACAAATCAAATCATATGTTTCAACGGTTCTTGCACAACCACAAAGTACACATAGATATTTTGGAGAATTACTAAATAGCAATCGTGATAAAATTTTTGTAGACAAAACTGGCTTTGAAGACTACTATCTTTCGGCTTTAATTGTAAATAGAATAGAAACATTATACAAAAGAAAAAATACCAAATATAAACGCTTCAAATATCACTTAGCTTTAATTATTTTTAAAAAAATAAAGCAAGAAATAAAAAATAATTTATGTTATGAAGACTTGATTTTAAAGAAAGAAAGCCTTGAAGAGCTAGCTCCTTATATAAAAGATGCAGAGGATGCCTTGGATACAGCATTAAAAAATACCGCCGTACATCCAAAGGAAGTCATCAGAAGCAGGGAATTTACACAAGAGTTATTGAAAACAATAAATCCAGCGCATTAA
- a CDS encoding molybdenum ABC transporter permease, whose protein sequence is MSEFSWLVHPLILSAKTLCITFVCLVLIGLPIAYFLAFYKGKFKPALEALVMFPLIFPPIATGFLLLYLLGRNSFLGEALNLQIVFSFSALVIASFLAGLPLLVKPVSAALESLPKSLIEAGQSLGKNKFEIAVFIIMPNVIKSIISALVLALARGLGEVGITLMLGGNIVGKTDTVSLAIFNAVYDGENERALILSLILVVLSLAMFGFINLLEARKTGA, encoded by the coding sequence TTGAGCGAGTTTTCTTGGTTGGTTCACCCTTTGATTTTAAGTGCCAAAACGCTTTGCATAACCTTTGTCTGTCTTGTTTTGATCGGACTTCCGATAGCATATTTTCTAGCATTTTATAAGGGCAAATTTAAGCCGGCTCTTGAGGCTTTGGTTATGTTTCCTTTGATATTTCCGCCGATTGCGACGGGATTTTTGTTGCTTTATTTGCTGGGGCGCAACTCGTTTTTGGGAGAGGCTTTAAATTTGCAGATAGTTTTTAGTTTCAGCGCTCTTGTTATAGCTTCGTTTTTAGCAGGGCTTCCGCTTTTGGTTAAGCCCGTATCCGCAGCGCTTGAAAGCTTGCCTAAAAGTCTTATTGAAGCGGGGCAGAGCCTTGGCAAGAATAAATTTGAAATAGCAGTTTTCATAATCATGCCAAACGTCATTAAAAGCATCATTTCAGCCCTTGTTTTAGCTCTTGCAAGAGGCCTTGGCGAAGTTGGTATCACGCTCATGCTGGGCGGAAATATAGTAGGCAAGACAGACACGGTTTCGCTTGCGATTTTTAACGCCGTTTATGACGGAGAAAACGAACGCGCGCTCATTTTAAGCCTTATTTTGGTTGTCTTAAGCCTAGCAATGTTTGGATTTATAAATTTACTTGAAGCAAGAAAGACCGGCGCGTAA
- the pseC gene encoding UDP-4-amino-4,6-dideoxy-N-acetyl-beta-L-altrosamine transaminase: MIAYSKQQITNSDIAAVCEAMQAEILTGGDKVAQFEAAICEYVGVKHAVVMNSATSALHIGYLALGVKENDEVITTPLTFAATANAALMAGAKVKFCDIKFDGNINENKLSELITSKTKVIAPVDFGGNSVNIIEIMKIARAKGIKVLDDASHALGSAIEGVKVGCHADASVFSFHAIKPITTFEGGALVTNDDEIAKKARLYRSHGISKTELWHSDMSLLGYNYRLSDVACALGLNQLKRLDEMIEIRENIAQFYDERFDKNPYFSLIKIPENKKSSRHLYPILLFSNLWNSKEEIFKELHLRGVGVQVHYKPTYQFSFYTKLYGEIELKTAEDFYKAELSLPCHQSMSMDDAKFVADTLLEVLSEFANQRRDI; this comes from the coding sequence ATGATAGCTTATAGCAAGCAACAGATCACAAATAGCGATATAGCAGCCGTTTGCGAAGCTATGCAAGCGGAAATTTTAACAGGCGGAGATAAGGTGGCTCAATTTGAAGCTGCTATTTGCGAATACGTCGGAGTAAAACACGCAGTGGTAATGAATTCGGCAACTTCTGCGCTTCACATCGGATATCTTGCTCTTGGCGTAAAAGAAAACGACGAGGTCATAACTACGCCTTTAACCTTTGCGGCAACGGCAAACGCAGCTTTAATGGCGGGAGCTAAGGTTAAATTTTGCGACATCAAATTTGACGGAAATATAAACGAAAACAAGCTTTCTGAGCTAATCACATCAAAAACAAAGGTCATAGCTCCCGTTGATTTTGGCGGAAATAGCGTAAACATAATAGAGATCATGAAAATAGCTCGCGCAAAAGGCATAAAAGTGCTTGATGACGCCTCACATGCGCTTGGTAGCGCTATAGAAGGAGTTAAAGTAGGCTGCCATGCGGACGCAAGCGTATTTAGCTTCCATGCGATTAAGCCTATCACTACTTTTGAGGGCGGTGCACTTGTAACAAACGACGACGAGATAGCCAAAAAAGCGCGCCTATATAGAAGTCACGGAATTTCTAAAACCGAACTTTGGCACAGCGATATGAGCCTGCTTGGATACAACTACCGCCTAAGCGACGTAGCTTGCGCGCTAGGGTTAAACCAGCTTAAAAGACTTGACGAGATGATCGAAATTCGTGAAAATATCGCTCAATTTTACGACGAAAGATTTGATAAAAATCCATATTTTAGCCTCATAAAAATCCCTGAAAACAAAAAAAGCTCGCGTCATCTTTATCCGATCTTGCTTTTTAGCAATCTTTGGAATTCAAAAGAGGAAATTTTTAAAGAGCTTCATTTAAGAGGTGTCGGCGTGCAGGTGCATTATAAACCGACTTATCAGTTTAGCTTTTATACCAAGCTTTACGGAGAGATCGAGCTAAAGACGGCAGAGGATTTTTACAAAGCCGAACTTAGTTTGCCGTGCCACCAAAGCATGAGCATGGATGACGCAAAATTCGTAGCCGATACTCTGCTTGAAGTGCTTAGCGAATTTGCAAACCAAAGGCGCGATATATGA
- the modA gene encoding molybdate ABC transporter substrate-binding protein produces the protein MKKFLFLAATVCLAFASDALLVGAGGGYKKPVTAVIENLKKDGINVEAAFANIKQITIQAAEGKMAVIVGDEAFLNKSGLAIKGYERLGKGTLALVTPKGKTINDIKDILKFERIAMPDAKKAIYGIRTTEFLKNSNLEKDVGSKMLAVAGVPQVVAYVLNGEVDAGFINSTEAEARRDEFGSVIYVDESLYSPVFISAAKLAACEKHVDCSKFIDELKSERSKEIFAKFGLK, from the coding sequence ATGAAAAAATTTTTATTTTTAGCGGCCACCGTCTGCTTGGCATTTGCTTCGGATGCTTTGCTTGTAGGCGCAGGTGGCGGATATAAAAAGCCCGTAACGGCAGTTATTGAAAACCTTAAAAAAGACGGCATAAATGTTGAGGCTGCCTTTGCAAACATCAAGCAAATCACTATCCAAGCAGCAGAAGGCAAGATGGCGGTGATAGTAGGCGATGAAGCGTTTTTAAACAAAAGCGGACTTGCGATAAAGGGCTACGAACGCCTTGGCAAAGGTACTTTGGCTCTTGTAACTCCCAAAGGAAAAACGATAAATGATATCAAGGATATCTTGAAATTTGAGCGTATCGCGATGCCTGATGCTAAAAAAGCTATTTACGGAATTCGCACTACTGAGTTTCTTAAAAATTCGAACTTAGAAAAAGACGTGGGCTCAAAGATGCTTGCCGTAGCGGGCGTTCCTCAAGTGGTGGCTTACGTGCTTAACGGTGAAGTTGATGCGGGATTTATAAATTCGACCGAAGCTGAAGCTAGAAGAGATGAATTCGGTTCGGTGATTTATGTAGATGAGAGTCTTTATAGTCCTGTTTTTATAAGTGCGGCCAAGCTTGCGGCATGTGAAAAACACGTAGATTGCTCTAAATTTATAGATGAGCTTAAAAGCGAGCGTTCAAAAGAAATTTTTGCCAAATTCGGTTTAAAGTGA
- a CDS encoding helix-turn-helix domain-containing protein — protein MENRILSRIKSKKEKFRNLYIADSENFINYYLNCNVNLDIIVIDLDEFIKKEDEIDFFKILSINPNQQFIFLAKNRKTYQKFLKNFDGGSSMILFKPIRSSAILDNIILITTKNEPKFLNLNENIKVDLTKEEIYDRNKQIFLTNSNHKLLLLLSRNVDKLTSFSMIDEIVYEGKCHSKISMQNLVGNLKRKLNLDIKNIHSKGYVLQSFNLKDKE, from the coding sequence ATGGAAAATCGGATACTAAGCCGAATCAAATCAAAAAAAGAAAAATTTAGGAATTTATATATTGCCGATAGTGAAAATTTCATAAACTACTATCTTAACTGCAATGTAAATTTAGACATTATAGTTATTGATTTGGACGAATTTATCAAAAAAGAAGACGAGATTGATTTTTTTAAAATTCTATCCATAAATCCAAATCAACAGTTTATATTCTTAGCTAAAAATAGAAAAACTTATCAAAAATTTTTAAAAAATTTTGACGGAGGAAGCTCCATGATACTCTTTAAACCTATAAGATCAAGTGCCATTTTAGACAATATTATCTTGATTACCACCAAAAATGAGCCTAAATTTCTAAATTTAAACGAAAATATAAAAGTAGATCTCACAAAAGAAGAGATCTATGACCGAAACAAACAAATTTTTCTTACAAATTCAAATCATAAATTGCTCTTGCTTCTAAGCCGAAATGTAGATAAACTCACTTCTTTTAGTATGATAGATGAGATAGTTTATGAAGGTAAATGCCATTCAAAAATATCTATGCAAAATTTAGTAGGGAATTTAAAAAGAAAGCTAAATTTAGATATTAAAAATATTCACTCAAAAGGCTACGTATTGCAAAGTTTTAATTTAAAGGATAAAGAATGA
- a CDS encoding TIGR01777 family oxidoreductase: MKIAINGTKGFVGNYLTDFLKSKHKIVRIPRGIYNDIKQLQDKIEDCDAIINLAGASIAKKWSESYKKELVSSRLDTTINLVKAMQNLQNKPKIFISTSAVGIYKTGKEHDESSQEFDDGFLGELSKKWEEEALKAKHLGIKTAIFRISVVIGKGGALEKMLPVFKLGLGGILGDGKQGFSWIDINDLARAYEFVLSNELEGIHNLSSPNPVSNKEFTAALANALKRPAWFKVPEFALKLKFGEGAKILTQGQKVYPKNLLQNGFKFDYAKIEDSLKHALS; encoded by the coding sequence ATGAAGATAGCTATAAACGGTACAAAAGGCTTTGTGGGCAACTACTTGACTGATTTTTTAAAGTCAAAACACAAGATAGTGCGCATACCAAGAGGAATTTATAACGACATAAAACAACTGCAAGACAAGATAGAAGACTGCGATGCCATAATAAATTTAGCAGGTGCCAGCATAGCTAAAAAATGGAGCGAATCATACAAAAAAGAGCTTGTATCAAGCAGGCTGGATACGACGATAAATTTAGTAAAAGCTATGCAGAATTTACAAAATAAGCCAAAAATTTTCATCAGTACTTCGGCTGTGGGCATATATAAAACAGGCAAAGAACACGATGAAAGCTCGCAGGAATTTGACGACGGGTTTTTAGGAGAGCTTTCTAAAAAATGGGAAGAAGAGGCGCTAAAAGCCAAGCATCTAGGCATCAAAACGGCTATTTTTAGGATATCGGTAGTTATCGGCAAGGGCGGTGCACTAGAAAAGATGCTTCCCGTTTTTAAACTCGGTCTTGGCGGAATTTTAGGCGACGGTAAACAAGGATTTTCATGGATAGATATAAACGATCTGGCAAGAGCTTATGAGTTTGTATTATCAAACGAGCTTGAAGGCATACACAACCTCTCTTCGCCAAATCCCGTATCAAACAAAGAATTTACCGCTGCTCTTGCCAACGCTCTAAAACGACCGGCTTGGTTTAAGGTGCCAGAATTCGCACTTAAGCTTAAATTTGGCGAAGGAGCTAAGATACTAACTCAAGGGCAGAAAGTATATCCTAAAAATCTACTTCAAAACGGATTTAAATTTGACTACGCAAAGATAGAAGATAGCCTAAAGCACGCTTTAAGTTAG